Proteins from a genomic interval of Actinoalloteichus hymeniacidonis:
- a CDS encoding ferredoxin, which translates to MSADAAGPYVHADRDVCTGSGKCVLIAPEVFDQDDDGLVLLLDSEPDRRLHDAAEEAVALCPVGALRIG; encoded by the coding sequence GTGAGTGCCGACGCAGCCGGACCGTACGTCCACGCCGACCGGGACGTCTGCACCGGCTCGGGCAAGTGCGTCTTGATCGCCCCGGAGGTCTTCGACCAGGACGACGACGGCCTCGTCCTGCTTCTGGATTCCGAGCCCGATCGTCGCCTGCACGACGCTGCTGAGGAAGCGGTGGCGTTGTGTCCCGTCGGGGCCCTGCGGATCGGCTGA